In the genome of Lactuca sativa cultivar Salinas chromosome 3, Lsat_Salinas_v11, whole genome shotgun sequence, the window tttcttttatcctaagaggattaaaagcgatatcttgggcccctctatgattttgttttgactaatgtgtcaggcccggtcaggactaaattgatttgttcaattatgttttatgtcagacaaatcggaaatcgggaaacaaactgtaggacaataagtataactatgttccatgtatttgtccacacaatatcttgtaaaacagaggattatacgatcccttatctaaaggacgtgttactgactaggtcagagttcgataacgacttttgaaagctacgatttctAATCGCATTTGAAGTTACAttggtagttatagttattacttatccaagtgagagactgttggattaggtgtctaagcccataactataactggtatgtacatgacccgatagtagcatggtccttttgggtttccttcaccagagcaatttgataggatggacttttaagagaaaggttatttgtgatttattaatatattataagtataatatatttattgagaaatcatattatttaactagtattgatcaagaattaatttagaattaatttagtgatcaaaagagactgattaaatatacggggactcattaagtaaatcaatgattcttatagtgtgggccaatgatccatggttgattaggatgggctaaaccaatatgatagtccatggaggtttaacccatggagcctaagaaatatgaagggtcatggtgcattagggtttgcatggatgaaaccctaacctTTGTAACACTATAAAAGCAAGCCCATAGCCCTAAAATCGGTTGCCCattcattctaagagagtgataacCGACTTTGAGCTAACTAGCCTACTCTATCAAGCCTccttttgcatttggtgtttgtgacacattagaggcatcacacttgaggtgctaaagctttttaaggccaagaactacaaagtacatcaagaggtattcatGTAACTtcgtttttatgttgtatatcctctattgtatgctagttaggatgtatgctttagAAAATAGAAATTGCatttataattagagaaaacataaatccaaagcatctagggtttcatgtgcaccataggagtgttatagtgcttaaacccaacaatgtcatccatgggtattaccatgacactataagcaactaccatatgacccatgacccatatgtcatccatgggtgttaccatgacacagtaagcaactaccacattgaccaatgacccatatgtcatccataggtattaccatgacactataaccaactaccaTATTGAGCCATcacctatatgtcatccatggatatTACCATGATACCacattgacccatgacccatataaCATAGAAATTGCAAGATGAGCCAACTATATTCAATTTGGTATTTTACAAAAATACCCTAACTTACAAACCGATCCAACTCAACGCGAACGACGCGGGTAATTCCTACTAGTTTATATTAAATCTATATCAAAGTTTGTATTAAAGttttataatttaatttaatttttaataaaatgaagaaaaaggagATTGTATAAATCCCAAATTGTACACATAGAAACCAAACCTTATTCCACCTCCTTTTTCGTAGAACGGGAAAAAGAAATTCATCTGCCtctcaattttattttttaatctatttTTTAGGGTTTGCTTGTGCAGATTAGAAGTAAGAACCATGTATTCGATCCACCACTTATTGCTTCAACTTCAGTTCAATCTTCAACGCCGCCCTTAAATCTAAATCCTTCAATCTCATACCCGATGTTCGTCTTGGTTTGACCTCTATCCACCGATCGCCTCCCATCGCAGCTCCACCTCCGGTAATCGTCATAGGCCAACAGCCTGCCGCCTGCCGCCTGACGACTGCCTTCTATCTCAGCCTCCGCCTACCGCTGCTTACCTCCTTATTAGACTCCTAAAGGACATCGTTCACCGCCAAACCCGCCGCAACAACAGACCTCGAATCCTCTGTCGCCGACTGCTTCATTGTCTATGCTACCGAAGCTGACTAGGTCAGCTTACCGTTCTATATGTTGTTTTCTCATGGCTCAATTGTTAGGCCTCATGTGTCGGTTAGGGTTCATTTTATTGCTAAATTGAACCCTTCTCCTTATTACTTTGGGTTGGATAGAGCTTCTGAAGATCCTTACGACAGAGTGAATAATCCCAACGGTGTTGTTTAGCTTGGATTGGCAGAAAATCGGGTATAATTTATGCATCTACCGTTCTTTCGTTTTTCTTAAAAACGATGATTAATCATCTGAAATAAATAGATGATGATTATGTGTAATGGTTAAACCTAATTTTAATCTTTGTTGATTTTGTTGAGTTATATTTGCTTGCTATTGACTAGGTATGAGAAGGGAGCTGACATTTCAGGAGAGTAGATCTTTATGATTATATTCTTGAGAATCCAACCATATATCGATTTCATGTTGGTAACCATTACCTTTTATCTTCCCTGATACAAGAGATTTATTCACCTTGCAACCTGTTTCTCTTATTTTTTTGTGCTTTTCAATCCTCGATTAAGAAATCATTACGATCTTGATAATGTCTTTAACATTAGGATTTCAACTTAATCACATACTTTCTTCTCTACTAGCTCTCCACTTCAACAAATTTGGTGGTGCTTTCATTTATGATCTTAGTAGTACACATGGAACATTTATAAACAAGAACCAGGTACTTAAACTTTCATTTCAACTTCATACATCAATACAACTAATTATTGTATGATGGCTATTCTAATCTTTATATTTGATCCCTTTTCAGTAATTAGGTGAAGAAAAAGGTGTATATGGAGCTCCATGTTGGTGATTTTCGTCGATTTGGCCAGTAAGTTCTTGCATTTTTATGTTATTCTTTTATCATTTTGCGTCATTCATTTGAATTTAACAGGTATTCTTGCTTTTGTTTTCTTTACTTACAGTTCAACTAGGTTTTACATATTTCAAGGACCAACTGACTAAATGCCTTCGGTAAGGCCCTTCAACTATCTCATTAACTTGAAGCCTATTTTAATTTCATATGATGCCATGGAAGTTCATTAACTATTTCTTGTTTGTTGTAAAAGGAAAAAGACTTACAAAGTGTTAAagatcttaaaatttgacaaaagaAGCATAACATGGAAGCTTCACTTCTATAAGCAAAAAGAGAAGCACCACTTATttgattttttgatatttttctttttatatatttttacaaaataattagtaattaatttataaattaattatcCATCTGTAACTATCTAGCTTTTAGTAACATGGTTAAAGAAAATGAGGTTTTTAggtttttaggttttttttttttttgaataaaaagcaGATGTATAGATTCTTTTATGTCTAGTTTAGTTACATTATATCTGGGAAAGTAATAGATCATAGAGTATTGATATTTACATgtaataaatatttttgttttgttttatgagATAAATCTTATttgattttttgatatttttctttttatatatttttacaaaataattgggaattaatttataaattaattatcCATCTGTAACTATCTAGCTTTGCAACAAAAATATTCCTACAAAATTGTGTATGGATTGCGCTATGGAAACGTGGCAACAGAATTTGTTACGGAAGCATGTCTACGTAAATTGCTATGTAATCTTTGATATGAAATCTACTATACATTATAGACCATGGATTTTGCTATGGAGCCAAAACCACAGATTTAGCTAGGGAGTGATCACAATGGATTTAGCTAGGGAATCATCACCACAGATGTAGCTAGGGAGTCATCACCACAAATTctgctagggattcatcaccacgGATTTTGCTAGAGATTCATTACCACAAATTTTGCTATGGATCGACTACAACGAAATTTTTGATGAAATTCTCAACGGAATCTTACTACGGAATACCATCTACAACGGATTTCATTTCGTTGTCACATTTGTGACAGAATTATTGTTTCCGTTGCAACACCTTCGCTACGGGATTTTTTTGGACGAAATTGTTCCGTTGCAAATTCCATAGCTATTCGTCATTTGCAACGGAATTTCATCTTTTTGCAACGGATTCCTTCCCTAACAAAATcgtgtttttcttgtagtgaaatataaatttgtattatattgaactatattataaaactataaacataacAATAGAGAAGTATTGGTCTTCACGTTGAGAAGATCGGTCTACCCCGGTGTCTAGTGTGTGTCGACATTCAAATTGTGTATACTATGGATAATCAGATCGATTGAGCTGTTCAGTTCACTTTTGGAAATTGATTGTTTTTAACATGCTAAATGAAATCAAAGTATCTATGTCCAATAAAATAAACCggttcaaacaatttttttttccggTTCTATCATACTAGGGTCTGGTTTGATCCATTTAGAAATGAGGATAAAACCGATCGTTATTAAACCGCTCTATCTTCAGTTCTTAATTTgaaccgatttttaaaacatgtttggCGGTCGTCAAGTATGTGATATAAAAAGATCAGAGTATGTAGCAAGGAAAAAACGActtattttcaattttccaatcATCTTACAACAAGCATCATACATAATAAAATCTTGGAATACAAAGATTTAAACAAGGCACCAAACGAGATCACTACCACGCTAGGTTTAGTCGACCCTTATTACAAACGGAAACCTACAACGCCCTTCACTTACTACTCGGACCAGGACTGATTCCTCCATTATTTCCTGGATTCGGGACCTCGACTCCAGGGTTCGGAACAAACGTGTCATCACCACCAGGCACATAGTTTCCACCACCAACGCTAGGAACCGTAGGCACGTCACCTAAGAATCCGTCATTACCACCTGTAACAGGATTGTAGGTGAATGGATTAAAACCATCCTTGCACTTTGGTTTAATTCCTCGTCCAATACCTGGGATTAGGTATCCACGATCATTGTCGAAGAAACTCTCAGGATTCTTGAGGTTCTTGTCCAGGATGACAGGTCGCGCCACTGTCATGGTGATCAGGATGTGGAAGAGTAGTAGGAGAGCAAGAAGTTGCGGAGAAGTTTTAGCCATTTCTTGTGATGGAGAGTACTGAGAAGACATCAGGTTTCTTATAGCCTGAGCGGTCTACGTCCACTCCATGCACACACAAATAAAACAATGATGACATCTGAATCAACGGTTTGAGCGGCCA includes:
- the LOC111914418 gene encoding putative cell wall protein, giving the protein MSSQYSPSQEMAKTSPQLLALLLLFHILITMTVARPVILDKNLKNPESFFDNDRGYLIPGIGRGIKPKCKDGFNPFTYNPVTGGNDGFLGDVPTVPSVGGGNYVPGGDDTFVPNPGVEVPNPGNNGGISPGPSSK